GCCGCCGCGCACGCGCCGGTGGTGTGGCCGGTTTTCATTTTTTTCACATTTGCGGGCGGGGTTTCAAGACACATTTGCGCGCCTCCTTATTTTTTCCGCCAGTTCTTTTTCCGAAAACACCGCGCCGGAAAAGGGAGGTTCTTCCGGCTTTTTTATGACGGCTATTTTCGCGCCGCTTTCAATTGCGGCTCTGATCTTCGCTTCCTGTCCGCCGCTGTCGCCGCTTTCCTTGGTTACAATCCGTTTGATTTTGAGTTTTTCAAAAAGTGCTTTTTCCTTTTTGAAGTCCGATGACGGCATTTCCGTTATGAGCCGGTTTTCGGGGAAGCCCTGTTTTACTGCAAGGGAGACCGAGGTTTTGCGCGGCAGTATGCGGGCGTAACAATCCTTCCGCTCTTTCCATAATGGCTTGAGTTCGGAAAGGGTTTGAACGCCGCTTAAAATCAGGGTTGCGCCGTCTTCGTTATTCAGTTCCCGAACCGCCTCCGCATAGTTGTCGCAATAAACCGCAAGCGGGTGTTCAGTTCGTTCGGGATATTTTCTTGAGTAGCGTATAACCTCCGCGCCGGTTTCTTCCGACACCCGCGCCACGGCGGCGTGAAGATGGAGCGCAAAAGGATGCGCCGCATTGACAATCAGCCGTATATTGTTTTTTTCAACGAAACTTTGTAGCGCGTCCCCGTCAAGAGCGCCGTGAATGTATTCGCACAATCCGGACGGGCAAAAATCCGTCTGCGTTTTTGTTGAATAAAAATACCGCATATTCAGCCCGTCCAGCGCCGACGCCGCTTTTTTCCCCTCCGTTGTGCCGCCGAAAATGATCGTGTGCGGCGATTTTTTATTTCCTTTCTTCATCGCGCCCTGAACAAATGCCTCCATTTCGGGTGGTAAAGGCGCGAGCGCGTCCCGCTTGCCTTCAGCGCGTCTCCCACGACTATCAGAACCGTCCGCGTCAGTTTGTTGTCTCTCACTATGTCCGCAAGTTCCTCAAGCCGTCCGCGCCATATTCTCTCATCCTCCCATGTTACCCGGTGAAGAACCGCGACCGGAGTGTCGGGCGCGTAATGTTCAAGAAGACCGCCCTGCACCCTTCGCGCCATTTTTGCGCTGAGAAAAATGCACATGGTCGCGCCGTGCCTCGCCATATCCCGCAACTTCTCCCCCTCCGGCATCGGGGTTTTCCCCTCGCCCCTTGTCAGAATTATTGACTGCGCAACCTCCGGCGCGGTGAGTTCCGCGCCAAGCCGCGCCGCCGCCGCCTGAAAGGAAGACACCCCCGGAACAATGACAAAATCCATCCCCTTCGCCCGGAGAATCTCCGTCTGCTCGGCGGTCGCCCCGTAAATAGAAGGGTCGCCCGAATGCAGGCGGACAATCAGCGCGCCTTTTTTATAAAATTTCTCCATCAGCGCGGTTTGCTCTTCAAGCGTCATTGAGGCGGAGTTTTTGACAACGGCGTCCGCCTTTGCTCCGGCGGTCAGGTTTTTCGGAACAAGGCTTCCGGCGTAAAGAACCAAATCCGCCCGCCTGATTAAATCCCGCCCCTCAACGGTTATTAGGCGCGGGTCTCCGGGGCCCGCCCCCACCATGGCCACCAGCCCGCGCCCCACTGCGGCTTTCCCTCCGTCCGCAACGGCAAGCGCAAACGTGTATTTTTTGCCGGACGGCAGGGTTATTTTCGTTTTTTCAAGCGAAAGTTTTTTTACTCCCGCCACAAGCAAAGCCGCCGGCTCGCATACTCCGTCCGTTCCGGTTTTCTGCAAAACCGTTTTTGACGGGTTCGGTTTGAAGGTCGCCGCGAGTTTCTTTTCTTCGTGAATGATAAAAGGGATGTTCAATTTTTCCGCAAGCGCGACAAATGCCCGCTCTTCCCCTTTGATCTTTGCGCTCGCAATCGCCGCAAGGTCGTCCGGGGAAAATCCCCGCTTTTTCATTTCTTTTTCAAAGGATTTTATAAACTCCTCCGGATTTATTCCCTTCTGGCTTCCCAGCCCCGCGCACAGCGCTCCGGGGCGCGTCGTTTCCGCCGTGGTTATCACCGGCGTCGCGCCGATAAGGGCGGCGGTTTTTTCCGCCAGATTGTTCGCCCCGCCCTCATGCCCCGAAAGAACCGCCTGACAAAAAAGCCCGTCCTCGGAAACATTGACGACCGCCGGGTCGGTTTTTTTATTTTTGATGTTCGGGGCGATGCAGCGAACGCATATTCCGAGCGCGCCCACAAAAATGAAACCTTCATAGTCGCCGAATTTTTGCGCGGTGAACTCCGCCACCGATTTGACCGTTTTCACTCCGCCGCCCTTTTTGACGGACACAATGTCAAACCGC
This region of Candidatus Dadabacteria bacterium genomic DNA includes:
- the cobK gene encoding precorrin-6A reductase, translating into MEAFVQGAMKKGNKKSPHTIIFGGTTEGKKAASALDGLNMRYFYSTKTQTDFCPSGLCEYIHGALDGDALQSFVEKNNIRLIVNAAHPFALHLHAAVARVSEETGAEVIRYSRKYPERTEHPLAVYCDNYAEAVRELNNEDGATLILSGVQTLSELKPLWKERKDCYARILPRKTSVSLAVKQGFPENRLITEMPSSDFKKEKALFEKLKIKRIVTKESGDSGGQEAKIRAAIESGAKIAVIKKPEEPPFSGAVFSEKELAEKIRRRANVS
- the cobM gene encoding precorrin-4 C(11)-methyltransferase, giving the protein MKKIAVIAVSETGIALARKICGKTPKRFDIVSVKKGGGVKTVKSVAEFTAQKFGDYEGFIFVGALGICVRCIAPNIKNKKTDPAVVNVSEDGLFCQAVLSGHEGGANNLAEKTAALIGATPVITTAETTRPGALCAGLGSQKGINPEEFIKSFEKEMKKRGFSPDDLAAIASAKIKGEERAFVALAEKLNIPFIIHEEKKLAATFKPNPSKTVLQKTGTDGVCEPAALLVAGVKKLSLEKTKITLPSGKKYTFALAVADGGKAAVGRGLVAMVGAGPGDPRLITVEGRDLIRRADLVLYAGSLVPKNLTAGAKADAVVKNSASMTLEEQTALMEKFYKKGALIVRLHSGDPSIYGATAEQTEILRAKGMDFVIVPGVSSFQAAAARLGAELTAPEVAQSIILTRGEGKTPMPEGEKLRDMARHGATMCIFLSAKMARRVQGGLLEHYAPDTPVAVLHRVTWEDERIWRGRLEELADIVRDNKLTRTVLIVVGDALKASGTRSRLYHPKWRHLFRAR